One genomic segment of Chryseobacterium phocaeense includes these proteins:
- a CDS encoding peptidylprolyl isomerase — translation MAILGQIRSKPWLLMGVIALALLAFLVNPESIDKVFGKNPDVLGKVNGEKISREEFNDQLFVLQQQAEQQGRPKTGLEEQAWQLLVQSKLIKQQFEKLGFEMTDDYFWNQIQYDQMFAQNKQFFDEKGNFKTQELKKEIETLKNTNPEGYNQWLKTRKTVEYRLMARQVFTNISAGITTGKKEAEELMKQRDQLADIDFVKIDYAAYLQKTKINVTTADLENYIKQHPVMFKAEPSRNIGIVYFPSRPSPADDAATQKEINKLFSGGTDASGGTENFQNTKNDSMFIMANSDMPFNSQYSAPNQLPQTIQGQIASAAIGQTFGPYKEQNFYVVSKLLDKKTSDSTLSRHILIAFKGSPAGEGVTRSKEQAKKLADSIGAIVKSTPAKFTEFLKLSNDPSSAAQGGSLGWTTPETPFVPEFLTYLANNPKGATGVVETQFGYHIINIEDKKAGAMSYKVANLVKEVKPSEATEAESDKKARRFIQQVQGKSFNDFVNIAKKGNYQFSNPKTAKRFDGQLQGLGTDKDGEILAWAFDKKRSKGDTEFFTVEGTGDKIVAYLNGKQEAGLADPESVRDQIEVIVKNKLAAKQISDKIAGAKASSLDQIAKLFASTKQTAQVNMLNPSVAGAMEPKVAGAAFGVAKGKLSNPIEGGTGVYVLIKKSETVNKQPGDLKQFTESITQRNAGMFGQAWMKSLQDNADIKDYRIEIWSKIGNQQ, via the coding sequence ATGGCAATTTTAGGACAGATTAGGAGTAAGCCTTGGCTTTTGATGGGAGTGATCGCATTGGCGCTTTTAGCGTTTTTGGTAAACCCGGAAAGCATCGACAAGGTTTTTGGAAAAAATCCTGATGTTTTAGGAAAAGTAAACGGTGAAAAAATTAGCCGCGAAGAGTTCAATGACCAGCTTTTCGTGCTGCAGCAGCAGGCTGAACAGCAGGGCCGTCCGAAAACGGGGCTTGAAGAGCAGGCATGGCAGTTACTTGTACAATCTAAACTTATCAAGCAGCAGTTTGAAAAATTGGGCTTTGAGATGACGGATGATTATTTCTGGAACCAGATCCAGTACGATCAGATGTTTGCCCAAAACAAACAGTTCTTTGATGAGAAAGGTAATTTTAAAACTCAAGAGCTTAAAAAAGAAATTGAAACATTAAAAAACACCAACCCAGAAGGGTACAACCAATGGTTGAAAACCAGAAAAACTGTGGAATACAGATTGATGGCAAGACAGGTGTTTACTAATATTTCTGCAGGGATCACTACAGGAAAGAAAGAGGCTGAAGAGCTTATGAAGCAGAGAGATCAGCTGGCTGATATTGATTTCGTAAAGATTGATTATGCAGCTTACCTTCAGAAAACAAAAATCAACGTTACTACTGCGGACCTTGAAAATTATATCAAGCAGCATCCTGTAATGTTCAAAGCTGAGCCTAGCAGAAACATCGGAATCGTTTACTTCCCTTCCAGACCAAGCCCTGCAGATGATGCAGCGACTCAGAAGGAAATCAATAAACTGTTCTCAGGTGGTACTGATGCGAGCGGAGGAACGGAGAACTTCCAGAATACCAAGAATGATTCCATGTTCATTATGGCTAATTCTGATATGCCGTTTAACAGTCAGTATTCAGCGCCGAACCAATTGCCACAGACGATCCAGGGACAGATTGCTTCTGCCGCTATCGGACAGACCTTCGGACCTTATAAAGAGCAGAATTTTTATGTAGTTTCAAAACTTCTGGATAAAAAGACTTCAGATTCTACTTTGTCAAGACACATCCTTATTGCTTTCAAAGGAAGTCCGGCAGGAGAAGGAGTGACAAGATCAAAGGAGCAGGCTAAAAAATTAGCAGACTCTATCGGAGCTATTGTCAAATCAACTCCGGCTAAATTTACAGAATTCCTTAAGCTTTCTAACGACCCAAGTTCAGCAGCTCAGGGAGGAAGCCTGGGATGGACAACTCCGGAAACACCTTTCGTTCCTGAGTTCCTTACTTATTTGGCGAACAATCCTAAAGGAGCAACCGGTGTGGTAGAAACACAGTTCGGATATCACATTATCAATATTGAAGATAAGAAAGCAGGGGCAATGAGCTATAAAGTAGCTAACCTTGTGAAAGAAGTGAAGCCTTCAGAGGCTACAGAAGCAGAATCCGATAAAAAAGCAAGAAGATTCATCCAGCAGGTTCAGGGGAAATCTTTCAACGATTTCGTGAATATTGCTAAAAAAGGAAACTATCAGTTCTCCAATCCGAAAACAGCTAAAAGATTTGACGGACAGCTGCAGGGACTTGGTACTGATAAAGACGGTGAAATTTTAGCGTGGGCTTTCGATAAGAAGAGATCTAAAGGAGATACCGAATTCTTTACCGTAGAAGGTACAGGAGATAAAATTGTAGCTTATCTTAACGGAAAACAGGAAGCAGGTCTTGCTGATCCAGAATCGGTAAGAGATCAGATCGAAGTGATCGTTAAAAATAAACTGGCAGCAAAACAGATTTCTGATAAAATTGCAGGAGCTAAAGCTTCAAGCTTAGATCAGATTGCTAAATTATTTGCTTCAACAAAGCAGACTGCTCAGGTGAATATGCTGAACCCTTCAGTAGCCGGAGCCATGGAGCCTAAAGTGGCAGGTGCAGCATTTGGTGTGGCGAAAGGAAAGCTTTCTAACCCTATCGAAGGTGGAACCGGAGTGTATGTACTGATCAAAAAATCAGAAACGGTAAACAAGCAGCCGGGTGACCTTAAGCAGTTTACAGAATCTATTACCCAGAGAAATGCAGGGATGTTCGGACAGGCCTGGATGAAGAGCCTTCAGGATAATGCGGATATCAAAGATTACAGAATAGAGATCTGGAGCAAGATCGGAAATCAGCAATAA